A single window of Acidimicrobiia bacterium DNA harbors:
- a CDS encoding amidohydrolase, with protein MPVIDTHAHVTPERYKQAIRTRGEWYGLDEHPGELGFGKFDISLPDRLAEMDALGVDMQLVTPTVGFYQYSNELSKTKLINRECNNEIAEMVEQHPTRFAGMGIVPMQDPPSAIAEMERVMLELGMKGVVISDHVAGRTYDDPDFLPFFAAAEELGAIVFFHQSQDTIVAKRNSRYKLPNAVGNLTERALVYATLVFGGVLDRFPDLKPLLAHGGGYTAYGVARMDKVAGALEAGEGMTPVFKGNDGFSQQLAPSEYLSRFYYDCCTYSGSVLRFLIDAVGIERVVLGTDYPAPMVLADCVNWVRGLPELGLDEKEAILSENPARLLGFSG; from the coding sequence ATGCCGGTGATCGACACGCATGCTCACGTCACACCCGAACGGTACAAGCAGGCCATTCGGACCCGGGGTGAGTGGTATGGGCTCGACGAGCATCCCGGTGAACTCGGATTCGGCAAGTTTGATATTTCGCTTCCGGACCGACTGGCTGAAATGGATGCGCTGGGCGTCGACATGCAGCTTGTGACGCCCACGGTTGGGTTCTACCAGTACTCCAACGAGCTATCGAAGACCAAGCTCATCAACCGCGAATGTAATAACGAGATTGCCGAGATGGTCGAACAACATCCGACCCGTTTTGCGGGCATGGGAATCGTCCCGATGCAGGACCCGCCAAGTGCCATCGCCGAGATGGAACGAGTGATGCTCGAGTTGGGTATGAAGGGAGTGGTCATCAGCGACCACGTGGCCGGCCGCACCTACGACGATCCGGACTTCCTTCCGTTTTTCGCCGCCGCCGAAGAGTTGGGAGCGATTGTGTTCTTCCATCAGAGCCAGGACACCATCGTTGCCAAGCGGAACAGTCGGTACAAGCTCCCCAATGCGGTCGGGAACCTTACGGAACGGGCGCTGGTGTACGCCACGCTCGTGTTCGGTGGAGTTCTCGATCGGTTTCCCGACTTGAAACCTCTCCTCGCCCATGGGGGCGGGTATACGGCCTATGGGGTAGCCCGCATGGACAAGGTAGCCGGGGCGCTTGAGGCCGGCGAGGGGATGACGCCCGTTTTCAAAGGCAACGATGGATTTTCTCAGCAGCTGGCTCCGAGCGAATACCTCAGCCGCTTCTACTACGACTGCTGCACATACAGCGGTTCGGTGCTCCGCTTTCTCATCGATGCGGTCGGCATCGAACGGGTGGTGCTCGGCACCGATTATCCGGCCCCGATGGTGCTGGCCGATTGTGTGAACTGGGTGCGAGGATTGCCTGAGCTCGGACTTGACGAGAAAGAGGCGATCCTGTCCGAGAATCCTGCCCGCCTGCTTGGTTTCTCAGGATGA